The proteins below are encoded in one region of Citrobacter enshiensis:
- the galE gene encoding UDP-glucose 4-epimerase GalE, with protein sequence MRVLVTGGSGYIGSHTCVQLLKNGHDVIILDNLCNSKRSVLPVIERLGEKHPTFVEGDIRNEALMTEILHDHAIDTVIHFAGLKAVGESVAKPLEYYDNNVNGTLRLIGAMRAAGVKNFIFSSSATVYGDQPKIPYVESLPTGTPQSPYGKSKLMVEQILTDLQKAQPDWSIALLRYFNPVGAHPSGDMGEDPQGIPNNLMPYIAQVAVGRRDSLAIFGNDYPTEDGTGVRDYIHVMDLADGHVAAMEKLAGKQGVHIYNLGAGVGSSVLDVVNAFSKACGKPVNYHFAPRREGDLPAYWADASKADRELNWRVTRTLDEMAQDTWHWQSRHPQGYPD encoded by the coding sequence ATGAGAGTTTTGGTTACAGGTGGTAGCGGTTACATAGGAAGCCATACTTGCGTACAGTTACTGAAAAACGGTCACGACGTCATCATCCTTGATAACCTCTGCAACAGTAAGCGCAGTGTACTGCCCGTTATTGAACGTTTAGGCGAAAAGCATCCGACTTTCGTTGAAGGCGATATCCGCAACGAAGCGCTGATGACCGAAATCCTGCACGATCACGCGATTGATACCGTGATTCACTTTGCTGGTCTGAAAGCCGTTGGCGAATCCGTCGCTAAACCGCTGGAATATTATGACAACAATGTTAACGGCACCCTGCGTCTGATCGGCGCCATGCGCGCTGCCGGCGTCAAAAACTTCATCTTCAGCTCCTCCGCCACCGTTTACGGCGACCAGCCGAAAATTCCTTATGTCGAAAGCTTACCGACCGGTACGCCGCAAAGCCCATATGGCAAAAGCAAACTGATGGTCGAACAGATCCTCACCGATCTGCAGAAAGCACAACCGGACTGGAGCATCGCGCTGTTGCGTTACTTCAACCCGGTCGGCGCGCATCCGTCAGGCGATATGGGCGAAGACCCGCAGGGCATTCCGAATAACCTGATGCCTTACATAGCCCAGGTGGCAGTAGGTCGTCGCGACTCTCTCGCTATCTTTGGCAACGACTACCCGACCGAAGACGGCACCGGCGTGCGCGACTACATCCACGTGATGGATCTCGCCGACGGGCACGTCGCCGCAATGGAAAAACTGGCCGGTAAACAAGGCGTACACATTTATAACCTTGGCGCAGGTGTCGGCAGCAGCGTGCTGGACGTCGTCAACGCCTTCAGCAAAGCCTGCGGCAAACCGGTGAACTACCATTTTGCCCCACGTCGCGAAGGCGATCTTCCCGCCTACTGGGCTGATGCCAGCAAAGCAGACCGCGAACTGAACTGGCGCGTCACCCGTACGCTTGACGAAATGGCGCAAGATACCTGGCACTGGCAGTCACGCCATCCGCAGGGATATCCGGATTAA